The nucleotide window tttaggtatagccaatggcgaaaaagcaacagccaggtgataaagtgtaaagcccggcgataggaactatatcccagctgtataattttttatcgcctcgtgtagcccggccgtatgattttttccactttctacagccagctatatgattttctatcgccttcttcagtcggctataagagctcctatggtattttgaaacgcagctcctaccgccaatttttaccagggaattttaataccacctagtgcgacacatatacagacaaaaaatgaaaaataaaaaaaatcagcaaaacaaCACAGAAAACGtgtcattcaataatttttctagtttcacttaGCTCTTCCAAAtgtcttccaaatttttctcgtGCACtttgttgttaggcaaaatGTCTCTATGGATCTGAGTGTTTCTTTGCAAacttttaaaaccacctagtgcgtccaaaaataaaaagaaaatagaaaaaatcaagtacatacttttttattcaaaaacaaTGAACGTGTCGGTGAACTGACGGAGGGTTATGGAATGATTTCAGATGTGATAAAGCAGCTGATGTAGAGGGTGGACAGCGCTGGTCCAGGATCCCGGGGAAGATGCTGCTGGTCGCGATTGTCACGGTTGTCGTGCtggcagggggcgccaccggcCAACTCTCCGTGAAGAAAAAGGATAAAGAGCCATACCCGAAATGCGACATGGATAAACTTGAAATGTGGATAGACGACGATGGTGAGCTTTTTTAAACCTTCCAATCCTGATCCATAAATTTTAGGTTCAAGCGGGAACTTGCGGAGGTCTAGCGGATCTTTTTGGCGAGTCCATCTAGAGTACCTACTCAAAAACGTTCTATTCAAAACCCCCTCCTTCAGAGTGGCACCCACTGTGGCTTCTGTCTTGAGGAGTCTACCTCTgtttaaaaagaaatacaataaataaaggaaaataaactTTCCTTTGCCTCTGGCAATTATGCGGTACCCAAGTAGctgtgatcgcgataaatagcgatcttatcggttgattatcgcgattttatcggtggcaattatcgcaatattatcgaatgaaaaattgcgatttatggcgattaaatcgctatgcatcgcaattttttgttcggcGAACACCATcgattttcgtcgataaaatcgagattaaatcgccatatatcgcgatttttgtttcgataatatcgcgataaattgccgagCAATAAAATCGCTTTTATATtccaacaagatcgaggataatcgctcagatgttgatgatcctagcgatttcatcgccgataaaatcgcaatatatcgcgatttttccgttggaaaatgctacttgggtatagGCCGTCCCTTTTCATAATTAATCCACGCACGACAAATGGTCTCACgatattacttttttattttcagtcatCATGTTAGGTGTGCTTGATCCGATATCCATCATCTACAATTCAGTCGTGCCGAAACAAGTGACCAACCCTTCTTTCGCCACTTTCATCATTCCAGCTCAAGTGAGTAGCTATATCataacctgttaataataaaccagtccttcttttttaaatattttccatcattttccccctttgaaaaatcacccTTGCAATAATATCTGCACCATCACTTTACGATATGTATTTACGTCCACTTGATTCGTCGAAGTACCTTCATTTAAACACCGCTTCATACACGcttaaattgtgaatttttcaatttccagaTTGACATCGTCACTGTGTCGTGGTGTGCGGGCACATCAGCTAGGTATTATTATAATTTTCACACCCTCCGGTCATTTAACACAAGTATTTTACATGATCCGTGGATATCAATAGACCGCCAAGGAGAGATACCACCGTTTCAAAAAAGTATGTATTATTACATTATTGCTTCATATTTGCTTCATATACTACTTTTGTGGGttcttttattcattcatttattcagTTTAAtccagctttttttttattccgtcTCAGCCCACTGATCATTATCTAGTCCATATAATTGGACGGCGACATTAAGCAATTTGGATACTATAATTTGTGGCTCAGCagtaaaaacacttgtgtgtgAAGGGAAGCTGTCATATCTGAAGGTTGGAATTTACCGATTCGGCACCAGTTGCTCTTTGAGTAGGAACAACAAACTAcgcggaaaaattgaacaacGAAATTGATGATGGAATTTGGAATATATTGAACGAGATTGAAAAGTTACAGAGTTACAAGAATTAAATTAGTCACTAAAAGATGTGCCAAAAGGGCGAAAAAGGCACTACGTACTAGTACGGGTCGGGGATGGAATAAGACCTAGATTTTAGGGCAGCAcaagcttttatagacttgctgacgtcacaggtggtgagacaacaagtctacacgccattggctggctataatcagtggagctatcagttgcaagttCAGTAATTAAAGTAATGGGTGATTGTAGGTGATGGCTGGGAGATAggactgaaaaagaggaaagtgtATGAAATCCAGCCATCCCTAATGACTGAACAGAATATGTATAGAAAAATTAAGAGTTTAAGAAAAGAACAAGTTACTGGTATTTCGATACCTGTGACAGAAGCTAATGACACATAGGtacgttgtttcttaactgagccagaaatcgtagttcctaattgcaaaaattgGTCCATCAGAACATAAACCATTTATGCATAATCATATCGGAAGGATACAAACCAAGTAATGCTCTTTCAGTGGGTACAGCCAACAAGTTTGTTATGAACAGAGAAAGCCACTACAGATACATGGTGGAGCGAGTCTGTTGGAGAGGTCAGGCATgcaattttctactttttttttggcagtaacgctttttatgagaaaatattcaaattttccgctcatGAAGAAAGAATAATTTACTCGGGTTAAATTGCACGCTAAACGTCACTATGACAGTCTCAgcgatatgaaaatatggcaacctcaatcttgacgctttggctcagcaatAGCAAGCTGTACTCACACACTTTAAACTACATAGGGTGCATGGGAAAGAAACAATGTTCGATTTGGTAGTCCGCTAAAGacgtagtgtgcgatttgactcgcgtattCTGGTCAAGAATCAAGTAACAGAAAGCTTAAAATCGTACTTTGTTTAATagtccattcaatctaaaaagcGAACACAGTGTACGTTCCTAACTTCTcgcaaaatatttcatcgggagaaactaggcaacgctggaatacTCATAGGCGTCAAAATACagcatgggccttttaagccccattattCGATGCCACGATTATGCTAACGCGACTTTAAAtgatcgcgccaaacacagagcggccGACGTTAAACGcttatattagcgcctgcaagactgggagaatacttcacgcactgcgccaaacggtgcggtcggcgcgagacgcattagcgcctacaagactgcatggatacctctcgcattgcgctaaacgcagtgcagtcggtcaatTGGCGTGGGACATAccaacgcctacaagacttaaAGAATACTTCGCGCAGTGCGCGCACAGCACGGTGCGCTCTTTAATCGTTGTAATTTCTCGATGTTAGACCCACCCCACCACCCGCGGTGCCGTGGACACAATATTAAACCATTGTACAACACGAGTCTGTAATACTCGAAGGATCGGAGATTTTCCTGCTTTCTGTTAACTTTCTCATCATTAAAAATCCCTCATTGCAAATCATCTACCGATTCTTCAGACGAAtcaaacatcaacatttgccaGTTTTAGTTGTAAATCTCATTTCTGACTTCGCCCATTGGCTCGTTCTATACTGTGCGTCGTTGTCtcgcaattttgatgttttcagCTATGGAGAATCCGTGCGATAAGCGTGGGCGTTCGGCAAGGCGCCACTACggtccacagaccctatttaacggaactttagtcaaattttgaaggtgggaaaaattaaagtttggcactacagttttatcatacatactcccatggatcgtcacctaagttttcatcgactaataatgatttataagattgtgacggaccctaacaacagagcgcgcgacaggtcttcattagctgattgtgggccgcattcggtggtgcgttacaaggtgtttattttaccgagttacgcatcatctatgtaaatttttgggcaacatggtTCCACCTGGtggcaagtgacttccttttcacccagtttcattaattttgaactgaaatttgtatgctttttaacgctgcaaacatacgccaaaaaatgatagaaatcagtgaaattcgtaatttttaggaagctccaacttttttttaattctagttaatgctttgcggattgaaaaatcttgttctacatatccttaagtttaaaatgaggcCAATTTAAATGTCGCCTTTTGTCGCCTAATggtcgaaatgaatttttttcggagtgcacctccgtgcatcaaaatgtggaatattccatgcatttttggcgtttttgcgaccGTTAAATTTATTATCGGTACAAAATGAAAGTATTCCgatatattttgatctactgagtccgaaaatgaccttggttttttcttataacctctcacttttccgaaaaagcgactttttcccgggaaaatgagcaaatttgacgtatttttgccataattgcaattcatgttgataaattatactggacccgcggtaaagagattctgttatgtatattaagctgctaaatccgaatatgacctaggttttttttatcaccctccagttctccgataatgcgaTTTCCCGAgccttttgggtaaaaccttttccggactctaagtgtgttaaaaatacattttaaaaatgatttcgatgtgcgatacatcgattcttatgcattctgacttgctaaacccgaatatggccttagatttttcctatcatccctcattatcccggaaaattcaattttccttggagaacgagcttttccgggtaaaatcggttttttccgaaaaattgaagggtaatggacaaaaacggaggtcatattcggatttaccgcctaaaaatacataagaataacCTAATCTCGACCGACAgacatttttgttattatttttatacatgtcaaaatagggtggaaaaaatcctctatcttaaaagcgccagaaattacatttgaagttaagtttctcggtcaggatgttaatattttgtttaactaagatgtaaaatgaaatcagcgacccaaaaatcataagatccaacaccttttatggcggtgcagtgcattttcgaataaagttccgttaaatccagtctgtggaccatagtgagGCGTGGGCATGTTTCTCGCTACTCCTCCGcgaggcgcacagtggatcgagtcaattagagaggtcggacatgaaatttttgattaaaactggaaattttgatgtttatttcgtcacattttaaattttaaggggtgttttcaGAAGGAGATTagacaagaaaaccaatgagctcacattttaaaacctcaaaattttgtataaatggagttatatgagcttttaaagtttccacattttttccgacttctcccattgactcgatccaacgggcggcgcggcgcgccgagTATGCGACTGAAGCGCGATTTGGGAAAATAATCCGCATGTGCGCAGGCGTCGATATCTCTGGTGTTCCCATTTCCCAGTACTATGGCACCGAATTTCGGGACTTTTGAGACTTTCCTGAATTTTCTAGGAACTTTGGAAATTCCCGAAATAATCTGGATCTTTTgtattttccggaattttctcggaacttttggagAAATCTACTcagaattccggaacttttgacggtcatggagtgggagaaattggaacaaaaaatttccgaatcccggaacttttgacggacatgaaatgggagcactggatatttcatttcattcacggcaggcgtaacAAGATAACAATTCGACAACGGGTGTAATATTGCCGCAAGCCGGATGGAACGCGCGTAAGATGACTCCACCTCGTTCTCTTTCCTGGCTCGCGCGAAGGTGATCGAAGTCGCCGTATAACTTTAGGATTAACtgcaggggcgtagctaggaaatttttctgggggggggggggggcatgggaccacctctcgtggtgaagagagcggggggtgggtgaggaatggagggtCCCGATTTTCTAGGGGGGGGCctcgagatttctggggggggggcagccccccccccccaggacccccctagctacgcctatgggATTAAGTACGCgtcattatttttgactctttgcCCGGTTTTTATGATAAATAAAGGGAATATTTCGCAaacaattcagaaactcggacgatgttaaaGTTCCTGATTTACAAAAATGAGTTGGAACAAACAACTATACGATTTGAGTTTATGTTATAGGCTCAACAATATTGTAAGTACAgaccaatttcaaaatttcggatCCATATTTACAAATTATAATTTGTGTAGTCTCCTTTTTTAAGTGCACCTTCTCTATAAAATCATGAGCGCATGACTCGCCAGATTGCGCATTTATTCACATCCACActaattttccttcttcttctcatttCAGACTTTAGTTTGCATATATCTTGCGTAGGAAATACCTCAGAAATTGCGACATTGAGGATAGGTTTTACTGTCACTGACAGCGATGGAAAAGCCATACTTGGAATGCCTCTTGCAATAGATCTCAAAAAAGAATGCCGAGATACAAGTAAGacgacttttttaaattatctatcagttttttcatgaaaataatgcTACTCAAAATCTATGAAAGCGTTATGCTACGATGCCTCAGTTTAGCATTCTGCAAAAAAGAGGCACTGTAATGTATCGATACACACTTAAAAGAAACAACGTCAGCATGGTAATGATTGGTGGGTTTGTCATGTAGTAGCACCAACAAGGCACCAACACAATGGGAGTCCGACGTGTATGATATTTTGCATGCTAtgcaaaatgaaggcgcttctgCACCACGTGTGCTTTCACGTTGGGTATACGTATGGTTAGAGTTAGAGTTAGACTGAATTCGGAATGAGCAGGTACATACAATATGCACGCATTTTACGGGACGTTATTTCAAGGTCTAATAAGTACCTAAATGAAGATAATATGCAGCCATATTATGCCATATGAAAAATCAAGTGGTCGCTCAGGGAGGCGGTGTGTGAGATAAAATGAGCTTTGTTCATtattggttaaaaaaatgtcctttgGCACTCCAAATGAAAAGTAGCTTTTTGGGAACATTGTGTATCACATCAACGTGTATCGAGCTTAATTAAAtgtaatttcaaattattaaaaacagaaaaaggaaaaagaatgacccccccccccaaaaaaaaaaaaaaaaacggtagaaaaaatgatattttgttaaaatttacttGTAAAAGTAAAGCATTGAGAATGAGATGTGACTCAGTTACCAACTCAAATGATGCCCTGCTGTATACCACTGACTTCGATCGAATTTCGTGAAATGCATTCTCATCAAGTGAATTGGGCTTGTAACAGGACCTGACACTGAGTGCGCAAAGAAATGCCAAAACAATGGACGGTGTGATGCAAGTGAAGTATGTGTCTGTAGCCCTGGATACG belongs to Bemisia tabaci chromosome 6, PGI_BMITA_v3 and includes:
- the LOC109042463 gene encoding uncharacterized protein isoform X1, whose translation is MVIAEEAVLPCDGKTPCDKAADVEGGQRWSRIPGKMLLVAIVTVVVLAGGATGQLSVKKKDKEPYPKCDMDKLEMWIDDDVIMLGVLDPISIIYNSVVPKQVTNPSFATFIIPAQIDIVTVSWCAGTSARYYYNFHTLRSFNTSILHDPWISIDRQGEIPPFQKNFSLHISCVGNTSEIATLRIGFTVTDSDGKAILGMPLAIDLKKECRDTRPDTECAKKCQNNGRCDASEVCVCSPGYVGRYCETPICFPPCENGVCTAPGNCSCNAGFVGERCDGGICAQKCQNGGTCIKKDTCKCAQGFNGAYCQISDCEPKCENGGTCIKSVNSNNQTYFSCSCTSGFYGTACELTKCLVQCINGGLCIGDDKCKCKKYFEGKHCEKRQCKRDCGPNGFCVKNKKNKNRCKCEQGWAGARCRKRVPSKNNQKQQTKKKNDI
- the LOC109042463 gene encoding uncharacterized protein isoform X2, with amino-acid sequence MTFKLCDKAADVEGGQRWSRIPGKMLLVAIVTVVVLAGGATGQLSVKKKDKEPYPKCDMDKLEMWIDDDVIMLGVLDPISIIYNSVVPKQVTNPSFATFIIPAQIDIVTVSWCAGTSARYYYNFHTLRSFNTSILHDPWISIDRQGEIPPFQKNFSLHISCVGNTSEIATLRIGFTVTDSDGKAILGMPLAIDLKKECRDTRPDTECAKKCQNNGRCDASEVCVCSPGYVGRYCETPICFPPCENGVCTAPGNCSCNAGFVGERCDGGICAQKCQNGGTCIKKDTCKCAQGFNGAYCQISDCEPKCENGGTCIKSVNSNNQTYFSCSCTSGFYGTACELTKCLVQCINGGLCIGDDKCKCKKYFEGKHCEKRQCKRDCGPNGFCVKNKKNKNRCKCEQGWAGARCRKRVPSKNNQKQQTKKKNDI
- the LOC109042463 gene encoding uncharacterized protein isoform X3; the encoded protein is MPRCDKAADVEGGQRWSRIPGKMLLVAIVTVVVLAGGATGQLSVKKKDKEPYPKCDMDKLEMWIDDDVIMLGVLDPISIIYNSVVPKQVTNPSFATFIIPAQIDIVTVSWCAGTSARYYYNFHTLRSFNTSILHDPWISIDRQGEIPPFQKNFSLHISCVGNTSEIATLRIGFTVTDSDGKAILGMPLAIDLKKECRDTRPDTECAKKCQNNGRCDASEVCVCSPGYVGRYCETPICFPPCENGVCTAPGNCSCNAGFVGERCDGGICAQKCQNGGTCIKKDTCKCAQGFNGAYCQISDCEPKCENGGTCIKSVNSNNQTYFSCSCTSGFYGTACELTKCLVQCINGGLCIGDDKCKCKKYFEGKHCEKRQCKRDCGPNGFCVKNKKNKNRCKCEQGWAGARCRKRVPSKNNQKQQTKKKNDI
- the LOC109042463 gene encoding uncharacterized protein isoform X4 — encoded protein: MLLVAIVTVVVLAGGATGQLSVKKKDKEPYPKCDMDKLEMWIDDDVIMLGVLDPISIIYNSVVPKQVTNPSFATFIIPAQIDIVTVSWCAGTSARYYYNFHTLRSFNTSILHDPWISIDRQGEIPPFQKNFSLHISCVGNTSEIATLRIGFTVTDSDGKAILGMPLAIDLKKECRDTRPDTECAKKCQNNGRCDASEVCVCSPGYVGRYCETPICFPPCENGVCTAPGNCSCNAGFVGERCDGGICAQKCQNGGTCIKKDTCKCAQGFNGAYCQISDCEPKCENGGTCIKSVNSNNQTYFSCSCTSGFYGTACELTKCLVQCINGGLCIGDDKCKCKKYFEGKHCEKRQCKRDCGPNGFCVKNKKNKNRCKCEQGWAGARCRKRVPSKNNQKQQTKKKNDI